The Actinopolyspora erythraea genome has a segment encoding these proteins:
- a CDS encoding DddA-like double-stranded DNA deaminase toxin translates to MSSLQKLGEQLALVLAKLAEGQTALVHARHRIGESGQALAAVVDDDTHPDLSSGISAYREAWSTTTEAGKALGSVDKVIRTYMTSIGAPGAETAGIPDEDEASPPMVATPSSENTARPDQSHEFTPEFGSPEWLAAVGRRIPPSNNYSPTRAIAFDDHGNEIMSLSSSTEQELGDAAQDFLTKSKQFPPVSPPGSKIDSTDHAETKLAMWLRQQRERGSTITHMTVVINHPYVCGPPLGCQRAVRALLPREVTMTVVSAVSQREWPLKGVAPQ, encoded by the coding sequence GTGAGCAGCCTCCAGAAGCTCGGCGAACAGCTGGCCCTGGTACTGGCCAAACTCGCCGAAGGCCAGACCGCTCTCGTCCACGCCCGCCACCGCATCGGCGAAAGTGGCCAGGCCCTGGCCGCCGTCGTCGACGATGACACCCACCCCGACCTGTCGTCCGGCATCTCGGCCTACCGCGAGGCCTGGTCCACGACGACCGAGGCCGGCAAAGCGCTCGGTTCGGTCGACAAGGTCATCCGCACCTACATGACCAGCATCGGCGCCCCCGGAGCCGAGACCGCCGGAATTCCTGACGAGGATGAGGCGAGCCCACCGATGGTCGCCACACCATCGTCGGAGAACACAGCGCGGCCCGACCAGTCGCACGAATTCACCCCCGAGTTCGGCAGCCCCGAATGGCTCGCCGCTGTCGGTAGGCGCATCCCGCCCTCGAACAACTACAGCCCGACCCGGGCCATCGCCTTCGATGATCACGGCAACGAGATCATGTCACTATCAAGCTCTACCGAGCAGGAACTCGGTGACGCTGCCCAGGACTTCTTGACCAAGTCCAAGCAGTTCCCTCCGGTTTCCCCACCGGGCAGCAAGATCGACAGCACCGATCACGCCGAGACGAAGCTGGCCATGTGGCTGCGTCAGCAGCGAGAACGCGGAAGCACCATCACGCACATGACCGTCGTCATCAATCACCCCTACGTCTGCGGGCCACCGCTGGGATGCCAACGTGCCGTGCGGGCGCTGCTGCCCCGAGAGGTCACCATGACTGTCGTCTCCGCCGTCTCTCAGCGAGAATGGCCGTTGAAGGGAGTAGCCCCACAATGA
- a CDS encoding DUF397 domain-containing protein, with protein sequence MTTPHTWRKTSRSSTGNACVEVGRLADGAAIRDTKNRTGGHLTTTRAQWAAFITALKTDRFA encoded by the coding sequence GTGACCACGCCACACACCTGGCGCAAAACCAGCCGAAGCTCCACCGGCAACGCTTGCGTCGAGGTCGGCCGGTTAGCCGACGGGGCGGCCATCCGCGACACCAAAAACCGCACGGGCGGACACCTCACCACCACCCGAGCACAATGGGCAGCCTTCATCACCGCCCTCAAAACCGACCGCTTCGCCTGA
- a CDS encoding Imm1 family immunity protein: MILNAVIHGTYHYGESPQQVEALINKVLYDLDPGTPWEAMAPGEDAYFSFATARHDADTFDWWPDNYLQIATNPRTGFGALTWTHTEERQVADSLYGHRWVSVNPRPPRDPAVIGDPGYPRWFHPAYTIPLDRVEAAIREFCRRGTGDRPECILWSSDGDDLDRLYVDAHQYRAMLRNAA; the protein is encoded by the coding sequence ATGATCTTGAACGCGGTGATCCACGGGACCTATCACTACGGTGAGTCCCCCCAGCAGGTCGAAGCGCTGATCAACAAGGTCCTGTACGACCTGGACCCGGGTACCCCGTGGGAAGCGATGGCCCCCGGCGAAGATGCCTACTTCAGCTTCGCCACCGCTCGTCACGATGCGGATACCTTCGACTGGTGGCCGGACAACTACCTGCAGATCGCGACGAACCCACGTACCGGCTTCGGCGCGCTGACCTGGACACACACCGAAGAGCGCCAAGTGGCCGACTCCCTTTACGGCCACCGGTGGGTCTCGGTCAACCCGCGCCCTCCCCGGGACCCGGCAGTCATCGGTGACCCGGGATACCCACGCTGGTTCCACCCCGCCTACACCATTCCACTCGACCGCGTGGAAGCCGCGATCCGCGAGTTCTGCCGCCGTGGAACAGGTGACCGGCCCGAATGCATCCTGTGGTCCTCGGACGGTGACGATCTCGACCGGTTGTACGTAGACGCACACCAATACCGAGCCATGCTGCGCAACGCCGCATAG
- a CDS encoding helix-turn-helix domain-containing protein, with protein MAGTTPKARALGAELRSAREAAGMGLRQLADLLETSHATVSRWETGQRAPKPEDVTAYLATVGGTAEQREQLADLARDPDGSHWLSVGMPEQHRQLATLLEIEREASRITTVSPLLIPGLLQTADYARAIMTTGGVPASEIDTRVAVRIGRHNAIVRKNPAHLRAFIGEGVLNQLIGDSEIMVDQLRALLKYAELDNVELRVIPTRCGWHPGLEGPFSLAEFEGTRSPVVHLENRVSALFLHESDEVQAYLDALDRVREVAMSPAESVGLIGDAINETESTQ; from the coding sequence ATGGCTGGTACCACCCCGAAAGCACGTGCGCTCGGCGCCGAGCTGCGTTCCGCGCGTGAAGCGGCGGGAATGGGTCTGCGGCAGTTGGCCGATCTGCTCGAAACCTCGCACGCGACGGTGTCCCGCTGGGAAACCGGGCAGCGGGCACCGAAACCCGAGGACGTGACCGCCTACCTCGCCACCGTGGGTGGGACCGCCGAGCAGCGCGAACAACTGGCTGACCTGGCCAGAGACCCGGACGGCTCCCACTGGTTGTCCGTGGGAATGCCCGAGCAGCACCGGCAGCTGGCGACCCTGCTGGAGATCGAGCGGGAGGCCAGCCGGATCACGACCGTCTCACCACTGCTCATCCCCGGCCTGCTTCAGACTGCCGACTACGCCCGAGCGATCATGACGACCGGCGGAGTCCCCGCCTCCGAGATCGACACCCGAGTCGCCGTACGGATCGGACGACACAACGCCATCGTGCGCAAGAACCCGGCGCACCTGCGTGCGTTCATCGGCGAAGGCGTGCTCAACCAGCTGATCGGCGACAGCGAGATCATGGTCGATCAGCTACGGGCGCTGCTCAAATACGCCGAACTCGACAACGTCGAACTGCGGGTGATCCCCACCAGATGCGGCTGGCATCCGGGACTCGAAGGCCCGTTCTCGCTGGCTGAATTCGAGGGGACCCGCTCCCCTGTCGTTCATCTGGAAAACCGGGTCTCGGCATTGTTCCTGCACGAAAGCGACGAAGTTCAAGCGTACCTGGATGCCCTGGACAGGGTACGCGAAGTCGCCATGAGCCCGGCCGAATCCGTGGGGCTTATCGGCGACGCCATCAACGAAACGGAGAGCACACAGTGA
- a CDS encoding Imm50 family immunity protein, with protein sequence MSWVDYVIRTERIRAIYGDHLPSLDGITLREVTLDYEYLSVLLGFDLPELPVVMPKKWERKGADSVRLILDFSELSELAIQGWAAPLKVDLRMKKTGNGEVSAAIDSEEVYFSATARFASIREISAHKSPRG encoded by the coding sequence ATGAGCTGGGTTGATTACGTGATCAGAACCGAACGGATCAGGGCGATATACGGTGACCATCTCCCTAGTCTGGACGGGATAACCCTGCGAGAGGTGACACTCGATTATGAATACCTATCCGTCCTGCTCGGGTTCGACCTTCCGGAGCTTCCGGTGGTGATGCCGAAGAAATGGGAGAGAAAAGGTGCTGATTCCGTTCGGTTGATTCTCGATTTTTCAGAGCTCTCCGAACTGGCCATCCAGGGGTGGGCGGCGCCGCTGAAGGTGGACCTTCGGATGAAGAAAACGGGCAACGGTGAAGTGAGCGCTGCGATCGATTCGGAAGAGGTCTATTTCAGCGCGACAGCCAGGTTTGCCAGTATCCGAGAGATTTCGGCTCACAAGAGTCCGAGGGGGTGA
- a CDS encoding DUF397 domain-containing protein: MTTPHTWRKSSRSTNTDNCVEVGRLADGAAVRDTKDRTGGHITTTRAQWAAFITAVKTNRFH, translated from the coding sequence GTGACCACGCCACACACCTGGCGCAAATCCAGTCGCAGCACGAACACCGACAACTGCGTCGAGGTCGGCCGGTTAGCCGACGGGGCGGCCGTCCGCGACACCAAGGACCGTACGGGTGGGCATATCACCACCACCCGAGCACAATGGGCAGCCTTCATCACGGCCGTCAAAACCAACCGCTTCCACTGA
- a CDS encoding LysR family transcriptional regulator: MLRRTAEVELRHLRYFVTIAEEQSLTRAAARLHIAQPPLSAQLRKLETELGTTLVNRTARGAQLTEAGRVLLDEARRILHEVEQATRMTREVGSGLVGRLALGFIPSASNAVLPPILRQFKSEYPDITLHLQEMRPDEIVDRLHDRRIDAGMFYLPFEDPSLHVRAVAEESLVLALPATHRLADRDRVRLDEVSDEPFILPARHGSMPGLYAIVVEACERAGFTPRVVQRDVWLMQTIVGLVAGGMGVAVVPASMRRVHRAGAVFRSLSDVTEQAQTAVSWRRGSTPPVLRSFLDIVTAGPPAPDADPE, encoded by the coding sequence GTGCTGCGACGGACGGCGGAAGTGGAACTACGACACCTGCGGTATTTCGTGACCATCGCGGAGGAGCAGAGCCTCACCCGCGCGGCAGCCAGATTGCACATCGCGCAACCACCACTGAGCGCGCAGCTGCGCAAGTTGGAAACGGAACTGGGAACCACCCTGGTCAACCGCACCGCGCGCGGTGCCCAGCTGACCGAGGCGGGACGGGTGCTGCTGGACGAGGCGCGGCGCATCCTGCACGAGGTCGAGCAGGCCACCAGGATGACCAGGGAGGTCGGTAGCGGGCTGGTGGGCAGGCTCGCGCTGGGGTTCATCCCCTCGGCATCCAACGCCGTGCTGCCGCCCATTCTGCGCCAGTTCAAGTCCGAGTACCCCGACATCACGCTGCACCTGCAGGAGATGCGCCCCGACGAGATCGTGGACCGGCTGCACGACCGGCGGATCGACGCCGGGATGTTCTACCTGCCGTTCGAGGACCCCTCGCTGCACGTGCGGGCCGTCGCCGAGGAGTCGCTGGTGCTCGCGCTGCCCGCCACCCACCGGCTGGCCGACCGGGACCGGGTGCGGCTCGACGAGGTCTCCGACGAGCCGTTCATCCTGCCCGCCCGGCACGGCAGCATGCCGGGGCTCTACGCCATCGTGGTCGAGGCCTGCGAACGCGCGGGCTTCACCCCTCGGGTGGTCCAGCGCGACGTCTGGCTGATGCAGACCATCGTCGGACTGGTGGCCGGTGGCATGGGGGTGGCCGTGGTGCCCGCCTCGATGCGCAGAGTGCACCGCGCGGGGGCCGTCTTCCGCTCGCTGAGCGACGTCACCGAACAGGCGCAGACCGCCGTCTCCTGGCGGCGTGGCAGCACACCCCCGGTACTGCGGTCCTTTCTCGACATCGTGACGGCCGGCCCACCCGCACCGGACGCCGACCCCGAGTGA
- a CDS encoding zinc finger protein has protein sequence MSHPFVWVPGGGVRHASGDVVPLPGVEFPEGVVVSTLCGVEVSAETGEVAWLWGTCRDCDERTRELVGLELLAEIERRAGAEVRS, from the coding sequence GTGTCGCATCCGTTCGTGTGGGTGCCGGGTGGTGGTGTTCGGCACGCGAGTGGGGACGTGGTGCCGCTGCCGGGGGTGGAGTTTCCGGAGGGTGTGGTGGTCTCGACGTTGTGCGGCGTCGAGGTCTCGGCCGAGACGGGTGAGGTGGCCTGGTTGTGGGGCACGTGCCGCGACTGCGACGAGCGGACGCGGGAGCTCGTCGGGCTGGAGCTGTTGGCCGAGATCGAGCGGCGTGCCGGGGCGGAGGTGCGGTCGTGA
- a CDS encoding Imm50 family immunity protein, with protein sequence MSWLDAVDDTTELKKLYGGKTPSLEGVELHEVKLRQGKEGVSLRFDLAEFPDAPPENWARKEHNTVQLTVRFVGSSTSRFADVGSTLFRIFT encoded by the coding sequence ATGAGCTGGCTCGATGCTGTCGACGACACAACGGAACTCAAGAAGCTTTATGGAGGGAAAACACCCAGCCTGGAAGGGGTCGAACTCCACGAGGTGAAGTTGCGTCAGGGTAAGGAGGGTGTCTCACTCAGGTTCGATCTCGCCGAATTTCCGGATGCGCCTCCGGAAAATTGGGCCAGAAAAGAGCATAATACAGTGCAGTTGACGGTCCGCTTCGTGGGATCGTCGACCTCTCGCTTCGCGGATGTGGGGAGTACGTTGTTTCGGATCTTCACATAG
- a CDS encoding glycoside hydrolase family 16 protein: protein MRGRRKRLLGGAALALTALLSASATSAASPANSAGTSAVTFFDDFSGDNLDRSKWKVLRTGENFGTVNNEQQAYVDSPETIYIDQNVAGASGGALALHPRYRPGFQAPDGRGYDFISGRVSTQDRFEFTYGRYEARIKLPENAGAAGLWPAWWSLGAKIDEGEPWPTNGEVDVMENVGEPWTSVALHGPEYHGDTPVNASQSFPGGDPGGWHTYRADWWNGGFTFFVDDRQIYRITKAEIERNGWTWVYDDPQYMILNFALGGTYPQGVNGVTQPYPGIPQSTVDKVASGSSRYLIDWVRVSQ from the coding sequence ATGCGTGGACGAAGGAAGCGACTGCTCGGTGGCGCCGCCCTGGCACTGACCGCCCTGCTGTCGGCATCAGCCACCAGCGCCGCCAGCCCGGCCAACTCGGCGGGCACTTCCGCGGTGACCTTCTTCGACGACTTCTCCGGCGACAACCTCGACCGCTCCAAGTGGAAGGTGCTCAGGACCGGCGAGAACTTCGGCACGGTCAACAACGAGCAGCAGGCCTACGTGGACTCCCCGGAGACCATCTACATCGACCAGAACGTCGCCGGTGCCAGCGGCGGCGCGCTCGCGCTGCACCCCCGCTACCGGCCCGGTTTCCAGGCCCCGGACGGCCGCGGCTACGACTTCATCTCCGGCCGGGTGAGCACGCAGGACCGCTTCGAGTTCACCTACGGCAGGTACGAGGCCCGCATCAAGCTGCCGGAGAACGCCGGCGCTGCCGGGCTGTGGCCGGCCTGGTGGTCGTTGGGCGCGAAGATCGACGAGGGCGAGCCCTGGCCCACCAACGGTGAGGTCGACGTGATGGAGAACGTCGGTGAGCCGTGGACCAGCGTCGCGCTGCACGGCCCCGAGTATCACGGCGACACCCCGGTCAACGCCAGCCAGTCCTTCCCCGGCGGCGACCCGGGCGGCTGGCACACCTACCGCGCCGACTGGTGGAACGGCGGGTTCACCTTCTTCGTCGACGACAGGCAGATCTACCGCATCACCAAGGCCGAGATCGAGCGGAACGGCTGGACCTGGGTCTACGACGACCCGCAGTACATGATCCTCAACTTCGCGCTCGGCGGCACCTACCCGCAGGGCGTCAACGGGGTCACCCAGCCCTACCCGGGAATCCCGCAGTCCACGGTGGACAAGGTCGCCTCGGGCAGCTCGCGCTACCTGATCGACTGGGTCAGGGTCTCCCAGTGA
- a CDS encoding MFS transporter: MAGVETTSRAGAAWVLPLCWAAVLLDGFDLVVLGSVLPVMLDEGAWGLTPASASVVSTVGLIGMMVGALTIGTVTDLIGRRKVLLVAVSTFSLFTLLCAVAPSVFAFGLLRFLAGLGLGGCLPTAITLTTEYARGSWRSSATTTIMTGYHVGAVLTALLGIGLIPAFGWHAMFVAGALPAVVLVPLMWRYLPESEVFREKAARSTESHGASARQSITLLFRDGMARSTLAFWITSFLGLILVYGLNTWLPEIMRTAGYPLGTSLGLLLTLNAGAVVGLVVAGRVADKAGVKGSTVCWFGAAAVMLALLSVKLPAFGLYVAVFLAGFFVFSAQVLVYAFVGRSYPVDSRATGLGWTTGVGRIGAISGPLIGGALLTAGIAYPWGFYAFAAIGALGAAAVAIAARPAPHAEESAEVAASERASSNESVATS; this comes from the coding sequence GTGGCGGGTGTTGAAACGACGAGCCGCGCGGGTGCCGCTTGGGTGCTGCCGCTGTGTTGGGCGGCGGTGCTGCTGGACGGCTTCGACCTGGTGGTGCTCGGATCGGTGCTGCCGGTGATGCTCGACGAGGGGGCGTGGGGGCTGACCCCGGCCAGCGCCTCGGTCGTCTCCACGGTCGGACTGATCGGGATGATGGTCGGCGCGCTGACGATCGGCACGGTCACCGACCTGATCGGGCGACGCAAGGTGCTGCTGGTGGCGGTGTCCACCTTCTCGCTGTTCACGCTGCTGTGCGCGGTCGCGCCCTCGGTGTTCGCCTTCGGGCTGCTGCGCTTCCTGGCGGGCCTGGGGCTGGGCGGCTGCCTGCCGACCGCGATCACGCTGACCACCGAGTACGCGCGCGGCTCCTGGCGCAGCAGCGCCACCACCACGATCATGACGGGCTACCACGTGGGCGCGGTACTGACCGCGCTGCTGGGGATCGGGCTGATCCCCGCGTTCGGGTGGCACGCGATGTTCGTGGCGGGGGCGCTGCCCGCCGTGGTGCTGGTGCCGCTGATGTGGCGTTACCTGCCCGAGTCCGAGGTCTTCCGGGAGAAGGCGGCGAGGTCCACCGAGTCGCACGGCGCCTCGGCGCGGCAGAGCATCACGCTGCTGTTCCGCGACGGCATGGCCCGCTCCACGCTGGCCTTCTGGATCACCTCGTTCCTGGGGCTGATCCTGGTCTACGGGCTCAACACCTGGCTGCCGGAGATCATGCGCACCGCCGGTTACCCGCTGGGCACCTCGCTGGGGCTGCTGCTGACGCTCAACGCCGGTGCCGTGGTCGGGCTGGTCGTGGCGGGCCGCGTGGCCGACAAGGCCGGTGTGAAGGGCTCCACGGTCTGCTGGTTCGGCGCGGCGGCGGTGATGCTGGCGCTGCTCAGCGTGAAGCTGCCCGCCTTCGGGCTGTACGTCGCGGTGTTCCTCGCCGGGTTCTTCGTGTTCAGCGCCCAGGTGCTGGTCTACGCCTTCGTGGGGCGCAGCTACCCGGTGGACAGCAGGGCCACCGGGCTGGGCTGGACCACCGGTGTCGGGCGGATCGGTGCCATCAGCGGCCCGCTGATCGGTGGTGCGCTGCTCACGGCCGGCATCGCCTACCCGTGGGGCTTCTACGCCTTCGCCGCCATCGGTGCGCTGGGCGCGGCCGCGGTGGCGATCGCGGCGCGGCCCGCCCCGCACGCCGAGGAGTCCGCCGAGGTGGCGGCCTCGGAGCGGGCGAGCTCGAACGAGTCCGTGGCCACGAGCTGA
- a CDS encoding NAD(P)H-dependent flavin oxidoreductase — protein MFAFSELRIPVIAAPMAGGPSTPELVAAVAEAGGTGFLAAGYKSPETLREQIERLRGDVPVFGVNLFVPGEPSDRGEAVAAYLEELRGEAERYAAKLPQPDPSDRDRFEEKLDLLEREPVPIVSFTFGAPSPAAVERLHRVGTHVVASVTTVEEARRAEHNGADTLTVQGSEAGGHRATFHVDTPDDEVSTLELLVRVRADTELPLLAAGGISDGTDIANALRAGATAVQLGTAYLRCPEAGTNGAHKDALIDPRFTETAVTRAFSGRNARGLRNRFIDEHDATAPAAYPEVNQLTKPLRAAAAAQADQDGLALWAGTGYREAGDDPAARITARLWEEAGSPVPGDFARS, from the coding sequence GTGTTCGCCTTCTCCGAGCTACGGATCCCAGTGATCGCCGCGCCGATGGCGGGCGGCCCGTCCACCCCGGAACTGGTGGCCGCCGTCGCCGAAGCCGGCGGCACCGGTTTCCTGGCGGCGGGCTACAAGTCCCCGGAAACCCTGCGGGAGCAGATCGAACGGCTGCGCGGCGACGTCCCGGTCTTCGGCGTCAACCTGTTCGTGCCGGGGGAGCCGTCCGACCGGGGCGAGGCGGTGGCCGCCTACCTGGAGGAACTGCGCGGTGAGGCCGAGCGCTACGCCGCGAAGCTGCCGCAGCCCGACCCGTCCGACCGCGACCGGTTCGAGGAGAAGCTCGACCTGTTGGAACGCGAACCGGTGCCGATCGTCTCCTTCACGTTCGGTGCGCCGTCCCCGGCGGCGGTGGAGCGGCTGCACCGGGTGGGCACGCACGTGGTGGCGAGCGTGACCACGGTGGAGGAGGCCCGGCGGGCCGAGCACAACGGGGCCGACACCCTCACGGTGCAGGGCAGCGAGGCCGGTGGCCACCGTGCGACCTTCCACGTGGACACCCCGGACGACGAGGTGAGCACCCTCGAACTGCTCGTCCGGGTGCGCGCGGATACCGAGCTGCCGCTGCTCGCGGCCGGTGGGATCTCCGACGGCACCGACATCGCCAACGCGCTGCGGGCGGGGGCCACGGCGGTGCAGCTGGGCACCGCCTACCTGCGCTGCCCCGAGGCAGGGACGAACGGCGCGCACAAGGACGCGCTGATCGATCCGCGCTTCACCGAGACCGCCGTGACCAGGGCGTTCTCGGGCAGGAACGCGCGCGGGTTGCGCAACCGGTTCATCGACGAGCACGACGCCACCGCCCCGGCCGCCTACCCGGAGGTCAACCAGCTCACCAAGCCGCTGCGCGCCGCTGCCGCCGCGCAGGCCGACCAGGACGGGCTGGCGCTGTGGGCGGGGACCGGCTACCGCGAGGCGGGTGATGACCCGGCGGCGCGGATCACCGCCCGGCTCTGGGAGGAGGCCGGGAGCCCGGTGCCCGGTGATTTCGCGAGGAGTTGA
- a CDS encoding saccharopine dehydrogenase C-terminal domain-containing protein → MPCELTDRLDPAGPTAVVEHGANPGLVSHLAKRALHDVATAMLDDRSAGAEPRPDGADELESALAEADYARIAMASGTKAVHVSERDTQRGSVPKRVDDFVNTWSIKGFQEEATAPVELGWGTHERCLPPRAVTHGTGPGNQIYLARTGMSTWARSWVPTTGPMLGMMISHGETYTIGERLTVRDDHGEPVYRPTVLFAYLPSDPTLASLHEFRMAGYRTQSERRIMGDEIVGGADELGVLLLGHGRGGWWTGSRLDIHRVRSLVPGQNATTLQVAAAVLGGLRWMLFHPNRGLCVPDDLDHDEVLAAVEPYLGDCPSAPPGWTPFDGPDDRLDAPPREPDEDPWQFTDVLVR, encoded by the coding sequence GTGCCATGCGAGCTGACCGATCGGCTCGACCCGGCCGGCCCCACGGCGGTGGTCGAGCACGGCGCCAACCCCGGGCTGGTCAGCCACCTGGCCAAACGCGCGCTGCACGACGTCGCCACCGCGATGCTGGACGACCGCTCCGCCGGAGCCGAGCCCCGCCCCGACGGCGCTGACGAGCTGGAGTCCGCGCTGGCGGAGGCCGACTACGCCCGGATCGCCATGGCGAGCGGCACGAAGGCCGTCCACGTCTCCGAGCGGGACACCCAGCGCGGCAGCGTCCCGAAACGCGTCGACGATTTCGTCAACACCTGGTCGATCAAGGGCTTCCAGGAGGAGGCCACGGCGCCCGTCGAACTGGGATGGGGGACCCACGAACGGTGCCTGCCGCCGCGGGCGGTCACGCACGGGACCGGACCGGGCAACCAGATCTACCTGGCGCGGACCGGAATGAGCACCTGGGCCCGTTCCTGGGTGCCCACCACCGGGCCGATGCTGGGGATGATGATCAGCCACGGGGAGACCTACACCATCGGTGAGCGGCTCACCGTCCGCGACGACCACGGCGAGCCGGTCTACCGTCCGACCGTGCTGTTCGCCTACCTGCCCAGCGACCCCACGTTGGCCTCGTTGCACGAGTTCCGGATGGCCGGCTACCGGACGCAGTCGGAGCGGCGGATCATGGGCGACGAGATCGTCGGAGGAGCCGACGAGCTGGGTGTCCTGCTGCTGGGGCACGGCCGCGGCGGCTGGTGGACCGGCAGCCGCCTGGACATCCACCGCGTTCGCTCGCTCGTTCCCGGGCAGAACGCGACCACCCTGCAGGTGGCCGCCGCCGTGCTCGGGGGATTGCGTTGGATGCTGTTTCACCCGAACCGGGGGTTGTGCGTGCCGGACGACCTCGATCACGATGAGGTACTGGCGGCCGTCGAGCCCTACCTCGGCGACTGCCCTTCCGCGCCGCCCGGTTGGACGCCGTTCGACGGTCCCGACGACCGGCTCGACGCACCACCGCGGGAACCGGACGAGGATCCCTGGCAGTTCACCGACGTCCTGGTGCGCTGA
- a CDS encoding DUF4291 domain-containing protein has product MTRTVRAEFDERTITVYQAYRPEIAEAALRAGTFVAPFKRDRMTWIKPSLLWMMHRCGFGTKPDQERVLAVRLRREGFEWALAHSCASSFDPRRYRDHEHWRARLAESPVRVQWDPERDTAMRPTERRAIQVGLGGDAVRRYVDEWIVAVHDRTDLAGELHRHHREGDHEAMRRLLPAEREYPLPERIRTVIGAD; this is encoded by the coding sequence TTGACCAGAACCGTGCGAGCCGAGTTCGACGAGCGGACCATCACCGTCTACCAGGCCTACCGCCCGGAGATCGCCGAGGCGGCGCTGCGGGCGGGCACGTTCGTCGCGCCGTTCAAGCGCGACCGCATGACCTGGATCAAGCCCTCGCTGCTTTGGATGATGCATCGCTGCGGCTTCGGCACCAAGCCCGACCAGGAGCGGGTGCTGGCCGTGCGGCTGCGGCGGGAAGGCTTCGAGTGGGCACTGGCCCACTCCTGCGCGAGCTCGTTCGACCCGAGGCGCTACCGCGACCACGAGCACTGGCGCGCCCGCCTGGCCGAGAGCCCGGTGCGGGTGCAGTGGGACCCCGAACGCGACACCGCCATGCGCCCCACCGAGCGGCGGGCGATCCAGGTGGGATTGGGCGGTGACGCGGTGCGGCGTTACGTGGACGAGTGGATCGTCGCGGTGCACGACCGCACCGACCTGGCGGGCGAGCTCCACCGGCACCACCGGGAGGGTGATCACGAGGCGATGCGGCGCCTGCTGCCCGCCGAGCGGGAGTACCCGCTGCCGGAACGGATCCGCACCGTCATCGGCGCCGACTGA
- a CDS encoding class I SAM-dependent methyltransferase, translating to MDSDGVLDPAEVFDQLGADYEAAFHEAPLVWEGLDALLARLRPGDEVLDLGSGTGRPVSERLSGAGCGVTGLDVSAAMIELARQRVPEARFELTDIRDRDFPPESFHVVVAFFSFLTLSRAEIRTMLERVRRWLAPEGMLALLTVPGDIEQRVVRFLGYPIRATSFTAEQWPDALEEAGLEVLWSRSEPFVPTGRSRAETEQHLLLLARKT from the coding sequence GTGGATTCGGACGGCGTGCTGGACCCGGCCGAGGTCTTCGACCAGCTCGGGGCCGACTACGAGGCGGCGTTCCACGAGGCGCCGCTGGTGTGGGAGGGGCTGGACGCGCTGCTGGCGCGGCTGCGACCCGGTGACGAGGTGCTGGACCTGGGCAGCGGCACCGGACGCCCCGTCTCGGAGCGATTGTCCGGCGCGGGCTGCGGGGTGACCGGCCTGGACGTCTCGGCCGCCATGATCGAGCTGGCCCGCCAGCGGGTGCCGGAAGCTCGGTTCGAGCTCACCGACATCCGGGACCGGGACTTCCCGCCGGAGTCGTTTCACGTGGTGGTGGCGTTCTTCTCGTTCCTGACGCTCTCGCGCGCCGAGATCCGCACGATGCTGGAGCGGGTGCGGCGCTGGCTCGCGCCGGAGGGGATGCTCGCGCTGCTGACGGTGCCCGGCGACATCGAGCAGCGGGTGGTGCGCTTCCTGGGGTACCCGATCCGGGCCACCAGCTTCACCGCCGAACAGTGGCCGGACGCGCTGGAGGAGGCCGGGCTGGAGGTGCTGTGGAGCCGCTCGGAACCGTTCGTGCCCACCGGACGGAGCCGTGCCGAGACCGAGCAGCACCTGCTGTTGCTGGCGCGGAAGACCTAG
- a CDS encoding DUF397 domain-containing protein yields MRRAHGAPVRHTKNRTGGHHTTTRAQWMAFIAALETNRFH; encoded by the coding sequence GTGCGCCGAGCTCACGGCGCGCCCGTCCGCCACACCAAAAACCGCACGGGCGGGCACCACACCACCACCCGAGCACAGTGGATGGCCTTCATCGCCGCCCTCGAAACCAACCGCTTCCACTGA